One stretch of Miscanthus floridulus cultivar M001 chromosome 18, ASM1932011v1, whole genome shotgun sequence DNA includes these proteins:
- the LOC136520864 gene encoding probable histone acetyltransferase HAC-like 1 isoform X2, translating to MNVGQTEHLSKQMSGQTVQMNFWQQHQPLQVASRHTGMDPLFSRMRNEMRHKILDWLRKETKPAESQSLEKLVEKLEEELYRLYSKADYHVMLKEQIEPRLQVAIRSLSSQGHQRQQMSRQTPSSSTYITMFPTPGSISNGYQDPSINIPQNSTANSDSSAMCPVIMQQQVDHMVQAPGFSHHQILPANPIGTNGAGCLNGQWNAMPLVQEQQPMPFSMNQSNYPLQHLGTHVGSGMDSRILENFSSYGSSDAQINGAMGSNMQLSNRAAARKEFTNLSSYGSLPEKSLQREFNRHPPQGTQSNQNMDATNMLSTSRTKSALLTSQTTNQTLQPKPLIKSEVLDQTEKVNFRELQLPCKQIFQEQHYFEPNRPCSLFVREWKLGSDRDEQISSQGVLPYNEPMYSKANEDSDKIDHTSQQFVHHNIPIRVKSYSRQLFPPHVQNTKLMNNNMVQREMSEDAAEQHVSSNWHFPGYAMTPDHKQSKLPTKVYCFFIHAKFCPSPIGTCKLQGCVRAQEILKHSNDCQRIDCQYRYCRQSKEAIYHYNNCVNKHCPVCSKANESLNRYCDQTNKRDAIERSFNGVNGDTIDIKLVKAETFDDQPPVSKRLRLQPMLPNVSDSAYISFPQACPDFVSQQAQPKHPGQDKRIYPKQKLKIETDMQPPPKLEITRSGTVRKIGAVESYAIPGVSNHLDSHVEQQNCLPNKDTNEGVIDIKMNSSGSTDVFLSKTWKKKRKGISLLESLTLEQIYEHAHSTIQWVGQSKAKAEKNQLLGRWENVNSCQLCKVEKLFFEPPPKFCSPCGARIKKNAPYYSGTITESGPYYFCLPCYNESRSDSVLVDSIQFLKSKLEKKRNNDKFEEAWAQCDRCERWQHQICALFNAKRNAEEKDAEYICHSCCIEEIKDGSCTPLLHNTVPGAKDLPRTVLSNHIEEHLFQRLKEERQNRANKYGKSFNEVPGAEGLVVRVVSSVDKNLEVKPKFLELFQEENYPIEFPYKSKAILLFQRIDGVEVCLFGIYVQEYGAECAFPNQRRVYLSYLDSVKYFRPEIQTVSGEALRTFVYHEILIGYLRYCKQRGFTSCYIWACPPLKGDDYIMYCHPEIQKTPKSEKLREWYLSMIRKATDEGIVVELTNLYEHFFNSKTDCKAKVTAARLPYFDGDYWPGAAEDIINQIFLPEDDKNLRKGKVKKTTTKRALKAAGLTDLSGNASKDAMLMQKLGEAIYPMKEDLIMVHLQYSCRHCCILMVSGRRWVCNQCISFSICDNCYNVEQQRDEKERHPINSADLHTLHPVEIDGVPKDTKDRDGILESEFFDTRQAFLSLCQGNYYQYDTLRAAKHSSMMLLYHLHNPTEPAFVSTCNVCKNDIKTGEEWRCKECDYDECAACYKHNGGTNHFHKLTKHPAGADRDAHRKKSADMAQTMLRLVVHAAACRGPCQYLNCRKLKSVFHHGKNCQTRASNGCRVCKKMWTIIQLHARACKEAECSVPRCRHIKEHLRKMQRLQQQSESRRRAAVDEMMKQRAHKSV from the exons ATGAATGTTGGACAGACAGAACATCTGTCCAAGCAGATGTCGGGGCAGACAGTTCAGATGAACTTTTGGCAGCAGCACCAGCCGCTGCAAGTTGCTTCACGCCACACTGGCATGGATCCTCTATTCTCAAGAATGCGCAATGAAATGCGCCACAAGAT ACTTGATTGGCTTAGAAAGGAGACGAAACCTGCTGAGAGCCAGAGCCTTGAGAAACTTGTAGAGAAGTTAGAGGAAGAACTGTACAGACTGTACTCGAAG GCTGACTACCATGTAATGCTGAAAGAACAAATCGAGCCACGCTTGCAAGTTGCTATTAGGTCCCTCTCCAGCCAAGGTCATCAGCGTCAACAAATGTCACGTCAGACACCAAGTTCCTCCACCTACATCACAATGTTTCCAACACCTG GATCCATATCCAACGGCTACCAGGATCCATCCATCAACATACCACAAAATTCCACCGCTAATAGTGACTCATCAGCGATGTGTCCAGTGATTATGCAACAGCAGGTAGATCATATGGTTCAGGCTCCAGGATTTAGCCATCATCAGATTTTACCTGCCAATCCTATTGGCACTAATGGAGCTGGATGCCTCAATGGGCAGTGGAATGCCATGCCTCTAGTGCAGGAGCAGCAGCCGATGCCATTTTCTATGAACCAAAGTAACTATCCGCTGCAGCATCTAGGTACCCATGTTGGCTCTGGAATGGATTCAAGAATCCTGGAGAATTTCTCCTCATATGGTTCGTCGGATGCACAAATCAATGGTGCTATGGGCTCCAATATGCAGCTATCAAACAGAGCTGCAGCACGGAAAGAATTTACGAATTTGTCGTCTTATGGCAGTTTGCCTGAGAAATCATTGCAAAGAGAATTCAATCGTCATCCTCCACAGGGAACACAAA GTAATCAGAACATGGATGCTACAAATATGTTGTCCACTTCAAGAACGAAATCTGCATTGCTCACAAGCCAGACAACCAATCAAACTCTTCAACCAAAACCTCTTATAAAATCCGAGGTATTGGATCAAACAGAAAAGGTTAACTTTAGGGAATTACAGTTGCCTTGCAAACAAATATTTCAGGAGCAACATTATTTTGAGCCTAATCGTCCTTGCTCCCTGTTTGTGAGGGAATGGAAGCTTGGTTCTGATCGTGATGAGCAAATATCAAGTCAAGGAGTTTTACCATATAATGAGCCAATGTATTCCAAAGCAAATGAAGATAGTGACAAAATAGACCATACCAGTCAACAATTTGTCCATCATAATATTCCCATTCGGGTCAAGTCATATTCTCGGCAGTTATTCCCTCCACATGTACAAAATACTAAACTGATGAATAATAACATGGTGCAGAGAGAAATGTCAGAAGATGCAGCAGAACAACATGTTTCATCTAATTGGCACTTTCCTGGTTATGCTATGACTCCCGATCATAAACAGTCAAAGCTTCCAACAAAAGTATACTGCTTTTTCATTCATGCAAAATTTTGTCCCAGTCCTATAGGTACTTGTAAATTACAAGGCTGTGTTCGTGCACAGGAGATATTAAAGCATTCTAATGACTGCCAAAGAATAGATTGCCAGTATAGATACTGCAGGCAATCAAAGGAGGCTATTTATCACTATAATAATTGTGTTAATAAGCATTGTCCTGTTTGTAGCAAAGCAAATGAAAGTCTGAACCGCTATTGTGATCAAACAAACAAGAGGGATGCAATTGAAAGAAGTTTCAATGGGGTAAATGGTGACACAATAGACATCAAACTGGTGAAAGCTGAAACCTTTGATGATCAACCACCTGTATCAAAGCGTTTAAGGTTGCAACCCATGCTTCCCAATGTATCTGATAGTGCTTATATCTCTTTTCCTCAAGCATGCCCAGATTTTGTGTCACAGCAAGCTCAACCTAAGCATCCTGGACAGGATAAAAGGATATATCCAAAACAAAAGCTAAAGATTGAGACTGATATGCAACCACCGCCAAAGCTTGAGATAACTAGATCTGGTACTGTTCGGAAAATTGGTGCAGTGGAAAGTTATGCAATTCCTGGTGTTTCAAATCATTTAGATTCACATGTTGAACAACAAAATTGTTTGCCAAACAAAGATACAAATGAAGGTGTTATTGATATTAAGATGAATTCAAGTGGATCTACAGATGTCTTTCTGTCCAAGACatggaaaaaaaagagaaaaggtaTTTCACTCTTGGAGTCGCTCACTCTAGAGCAAATATATGAACATGCCCATAGTACAATACAATGGGTTGGTCAG aGTAAGGCTAAAGCTGAAAAGAATCAATTACTAGGACGGTGGGAAAATGTGAACTCATGCCAGCTTTGCAAAGTAGAAAAGCTCTTTTTTGAGCCTCCACCTAAATTTTGTTCTCCCTGTGGTGCTCGGATAAAAAAGAATGCACCATATTATAGTGGTACTATCACTGAAAGTGGTCCCTACTACTTTTGCCTACCATGTTACAATGAGTCTCGCAGTGACTCAGTTTTGGTGGACAGTATTCAATTTCTCAAGTCAAAACTTGAGAAGAAAAGAAACAATGACAAGTTTGAAGAAGCA TGGGCTCAATGTGACAGATGTGAACGCTGGCAGCACCAGATTTGTGCTCTTTTTAATGCCAAAAGGAATGCTGAAGAAAAAGACGCAGAATATATCTGCCACAGTTGCTGtattgaagagataaaagatggTTCATGCACACCTTTACTGCATAATACTGTTCCTGGGGCGAAAGATCTGCCAAGGACTGTGCTCAGCAATCATATAGAAGAGCACCTTTTTCAACGCCTCAAAGAGGAGAGACAAAATAGGGCCAACAAATACGGGAAAAGTTTCAATGAG GTTCCTGGAGCAGAGGGGCTTGTGGTCAGAGTTGTTTCATCAGTGGacaagaatttggaagttaaaccaaaatttttggagcttttTCAAGAAGAGAATTACCCAATAGAGTTTCCTTACAAGTCCAAG GctattcttttatttcaaagaatAGATGGTGTGGAAGTATGCCTATTTGGCATATATGTGCAAGAATATGGAGCAGAATGTGCATTCCCAAACCAACGTCGTGTTTATTTGTCGTACCTTGATTCTGTCAAATATTTTAGACCTGAGATTCAAACGGTTTCTGGTGAAGCCCTACGAACGTTTGTGTACCATGAAATTCTG ATAGGTTATCTCCGGTATTGTAAGCAGCGGGGTTTCACTAGTTGTTACATATGGGCATGCCCACCTTTGAAAGGTGATGATTACATTATGTATTGTCATCCGGAGATTCAGAAGACACCAAAGTCTGAAAAACTGCGAGAATG GTACTTATCTATGATTCGAAAAGCTACTGATGAGGGTATAGTTGTTGAGCTGACAAATCTATACGAGCACTTTTTTAACTCTAAGACAGACTGCAAGGCTAAAGTGACCGCAGCTCGCTTGCCATATTTTGATGGTGATTATTGGCCTGGAGCTGCAGAAGATATAATCAACCAAATTTTCCTACCAGAAGATGACAAAAACTTGAGGAAGGGAAAGGTAAAGAAGACTACCACAAAAAGAGCTTTGAAAGCTGCTGGCCTTACCGATTTAAGTGGGAATGCTTCAAAGGATGCTATGCTGATGCAAAAG cttggagaagccatTTACCCAATGAAAGAAGATCTCATTATGGTCCATTTGCAGTATTCTTGTCGTCACTGCTGTATCCTTATGGTGTCTGGAAGGCGTTGGGTCTGCAATCAATGCATAAGCTTTTCTATTTGTGACAA TTGTTATAATGTAGAACAACAGCGTGACGAGAAGGAGAGGCACCCAATTAATAGTGCTGACTTGCATACACTACATCCA GTTGAAATTGATGGGGTGCCTAAAGATACCAAGGACAGAGATGGCATCTTAGAAAGTGAATTTTTTGACACCAGGCAGGCATTCCTGAGTCTCTGTCAAGGAAACTATTATCAATATGATACCCTTCGTGCTGCAAAACATTCCTCGATGATGTTGCTATATCATCTTCACAATCCAACTGAACCAGCTTTCGTTAGCACATGTAATGTCTGCAAGAATGATATCAAAACTGGTGAAGAGTGGCGGTGCAAAGAATGTGATTATGATGAGTGTGCTGCTTGTTACAAACACAATGGAGGGACCAATCATTTCCACAAGTTAACGAAGCATCCAGCGGGAGCAGACAGGGATGCTCATCGAAAGAAGAGTGCTGACATG GCACAGACAATGCTTCGACTTGTGGTGCACGCGGCAGCATGCCGTGGTCCTTGTCAGTACCTCAACTGCCGAAAACTTAAGTCAGTCTTCCATCATGGGAAGAATTGCCAGACACGTGCATCGAATGGCTGTCGTGTGTGTAAGAAAATGTGGACCATTATCCAGTTACATGCAAGAGCTTGCAAAGAAGCAGAATGTAGTGTTCCCAGATGCAG GCACATAAAGGAGCATCTGAGAAAGATGCAACGGCTGCAACAGCAGTCTGAGTCCCGGAGGCGCGCTGCTGTTGATGAGATGATGAAGCAACGAGCTCACAAGTCGGTATGA
- the LOC136520864 gene encoding probable histone acetyltransferase HAC-like 1 isoform X4, whose product MNVGQTEHLSKQMSGQTVQMNFWQQHQPLQVASRHTGMDPLFSRMRNEMRHKILDWLRKETKPAESQSLEKLVEKLEEELYRLYSKADYHVMLKEQIEPRLQVAIRSLSSQGHQRQQMSRQTPSSSTYITMFPTPGSISNGYQDPSINIPQNSTANSDSSAMCPVIMQQQVDHMVQAPGFSHHQILPANPIGTNGAGCLNGQWNAMPLVQEQQPMPFSMNQSNYPLQHLGTHVGSGMDSRILENFSSYGSSDAQINGAMGSNMQLSNRAAARKEFTNLSSYGSLPEKSLQREFNRHPPQGTQTSLGVSRNCYGAIFATLTPTGNQNMDATNMLSTSRTKSALLTSQTTNQTLQPKPLIKSELGSDRDEQISSQGVLPYNEPMYSKANEDSDKIDHTSQQFVHHNIPIRVKSYSRQLFPPHVQNTKLMNNNMVQREMSEDAAEQHVSSNWHFPGYAMTPDHKQSKLPTKVYCFFIHAKFCPSPIGTCKLQGCVRAQEILKHSNDCQRIDCQYRYCRQSKEAIYHYNNCVNKHCPVCSKANESLNRYCDQTNKRDAIERSFNGVNGDTIDIKLVKAETFDDQPPVSKRLRLQPMLPNVSDSAYISFPQACPDFVSQQAQPKHPGQDKRIYPKQKLKIETDMQPPPKLEITRSGTVRKIGAVESYAIPGVSNHLDSHVEQQNCLPNKDTNEGVIDIKMNSSGSTDVFLSKTWKKKRKGISLLESLTLEQIYEHAHSTIQWVGQSKAKAEKNQLLGRWENVNSCQLCKVEKLFFEPPPKFCSPCGARIKKNAPYYSGTITESGPYYFCLPCYNESRSDSVLVDSIQFLKSKLEKKRNNDKFEEAWAQCDRCERWQHQICALFNAKRNAEEKDAEYICHSCCIEEIKDGSCTPLLHNTVPGAKDLPRTVLSNHIEEHLFQRLKEERQNRANKYGKSFNEVPGAEGLVVRVVSSVDKNLEVKPKFLELFQEENYPIEFPYKSKAILLFQRIDGVEVCLFGIYVQEYGAECAFPNQRRVYLSYLDSVKYFRPEIQTVSGEALRTFVYHEILIGYLRYCKQRGFTSCYIWACPPLKGDDYIMYCHPEIQKTPKSEKLREWYLSMIRKATDEGIVVELTNLYEHFFNSKTDCKAKVTAARLPYFDGDYWPGAAEDIINQIFLPEDDKNLRKGKVKKTTTKRALKAAGLTDLSGNASKDAMLMQKLGEAIYPMKEDLIMVHLQYSCRHCCILMVSGRRWVCNQCISFSICDNCYNVEQQRDEKERHPINSADLHTLHPVEIDGVPKDTKDRDGILESEFFDTRQAFLSLCQGNYYQYDTLRAAKHSSMMLLYHLHNPTEPAFVSTCNVCKNDIKTGEEWRCKECDYDECAACYKHNGGTNHFHKLTKHPAGADRDAHRKKSADMAQTMLRLVVHAAACRGPCQYLNCRKLKSVFHHGKNCQTRASNGCRVCKKMWTIIQLHARACKEAECSVPRCRHIKEHLRKMQRLQQQSESRRRAAVDEMMKQRAHKSV is encoded by the exons ATGAATGTTGGACAGACAGAACATCTGTCCAAGCAGATGTCGGGGCAGACAGTTCAGATGAACTTTTGGCAGCAGCACCAGCCGCTGCAAGTTGCTTCACGCCACACTGGCATGGATCCTCTATTCTCAAGAATGCGCAATGAAATGCGCCACAAGAT ACTTGATTGGCTTAGAAAGGAGACGAAACCTGCTGAGAGCCAGAGCCTTGAGAAACTTGTAGAGAAGTTAGAGGAAGAACTGTACAGACTGTACTCGAAG GCTGACTACCATGTAATGCTGAAAGAACAAATCGAGCCACGCTTGCAAGTTGCTATTAGGTCCCTCTCCAGCCAAGGTCATCAGCGTCAACAAATGTCACGTCAGACACCAAGTTCCTCCACCTACATCACAATGTTTCCAACACCTG GATCCATATCCAACGGCTACCAGGATCCATCCATCAACATACCACAAAATTCCACCGCTAATAGTGACTCATCAGCGATGTGTCCAGTGATTATGCAACAGCAGGTAGATCATATGGTTCAGGCTCCAGGATTTAGCCATCATCAGATTTTACCTGCCAATCCTATTGGCACTAATGGAGCTGGATGCCTCAATGGGCAGTGGAATGCCATGCCTCTAGTGCAGGAGCAGCAGCCGATGCCATTTTCTATGAACCAAAGTAACTATCCGCTGCAGCATCTAGGTACCCATGTTGGCTCTGGAATGGATTCAAGAATCCTGGAGAATTTCTCCTCATATGGTTCGTCGGATGCACAAATCAATGGTGCTATGGGCTCCAATATGCAGCTATCAAACAGAGCTGCAGCACGGAAAGAATTTACGAATTTGTCGTCTTATGGCAGTTTGCCTGAGAAATCATTGCAAAGAGAATTCAATCGTCATCCTCCACAGGGAACACAAA CATCATTGGGTGTTTCTAGAAATTGTTACGGTGCCATTTTTGCAACCTTAACACCTACAGGTAATCAGAACATGGATGCTACAAATATGTTGTCCACTTCAAGAACGAAATCTGCATTGCTCACAAGCCAGACAACCAATCAAACTCTTCAACCAAAACCTCTTATAAAATCCGAG CTTGGTTCTGATCGTGATGAGCAAATATCAAGTCAAGGAGTTTTACCATATAATGAGCCAATGTATTCCAAAGCAAATGAAGATAGTGACAAAATAGACCATACCAGTCAACAATTTGTCCATCATAATATTCCCATTCGGGTCAAGTCATATTCTCGGCAGTTATTCCCTCCACATGTACAAAATACTAAACTGATGAATAATAACATGGTGCAGAGAGAAATGTCAGAAGATGCAGCAGAACAACATGTTTCATCTAATTGGCACTTTCCTGGTTATGCTATGACTCCCGATCATAAACAGTCAAAGCTTCCAACAAAAGTATACTGCTTTTTCATTCATGCAAAATTTTGTCCCAGTCCTATAGGTACTTGTAAATTACAAGGCTGTGTTCGTGCACAGGAGATATTAAAGCATTCTAATGACTGCCAAAGAATAGATTGCCAGTATAGATACTGCAGGCAATCAAAGGAGGCTATTTATCACTATAATAATTGTGTTAATAAGCATTGTCCTGTTTGTAGCAAAGCAAATGAAAGTCTGAACCGCTATTGTGATCAAACAAACAAGAGGGATGCAATTGAAAGAAGTTTCAATGGGGTAAATGGTGACACAATAGACATCAAACTGGTGAAAGCTGAAACCTTTGATGATCAACCACCTGTATCAAAGCGTTTAAGGTTGCAACCCATGCTTCCCAATGTATCTGATAGTGCTTATATCTCTTTTCCTCAAGCATGCCCAGATTTTGTGTCACAGCAAGCTCAACCTAAGCATCCTGGACAGGATAAAAGGATATATCCAAAACAAAAGCTAAAGATTGAGACTGATATGCAACCACCGCCAAAGCTTGAGATAACTAGATCTGGTACTGTTCGGAAAATTGGTGCAGTGGAAAGTTATGCAATTCCTGGTGTTTCAAATCATTTAGATTCACATGTTGAACAACAAAATTGTTTGCCAAACAAAGATACAAATGAAGGTGTTATTGATATTAAGATGAATTCAAGTGGATCTACAGATGTCTTTCTGTCCAAGACatggaaaaaaaagagaaaaggtaTTTCACTCTTGGAGTCGCTCACTCTAGAGCAAATATATGAACATGCCCATAGTACAATACAATGGGTTGGTCAG aGTAAGGCTAAAGCTGAAAAGAATCAATTACTAGGACGGTGGGAAAATGTGAACTCATGCCAGCTTTGCAAAGTAGAAAAGCTCTTTTTTGAGCCTCCACCTAAATTTTGTTCTCCCTGTGGTGCTCGGATAAAAAAGAATGCACCATATTATAGTGGTACTATCACTGAAAGTGGTCCCTACTACTTTTGCCTACCATGTTACAATGAGTCTCGCAGTGACTCAGTTTTGGTGGACAGTATTCAATTTCTCAAGTCAAAACTTGAGAAGAAAAGAAACAATGACAAGTTTGAAGAAGCA TGGGCTCAATGTGACAGATGTGAACGCTGGCAGCACCAGATTTGTGCTCTTTTTAATGCCAAAAGGAATGCTGAAGAAAAAGACGCAGAATATATCTGCCACAGTTGCTGtattgaagagataaaagatggTTCATGCACACCTTTACTGCATAATACTGTTCCTGGGGCGAAAGATCTGCCAAGGACTGTGCTCAGCAATCATATAGAAGAGCACCTTTTTCAACGCCTCAAAGAGGAGAGACAAAATAGGGCCAACAAATACGGGAAAAGTTTCAATGAG GTTCCTGGAGCAGAGGGGCTTGTGGTCAGAGTTGTTTCATCAGTGGacaagaatttggaagttaaaccaaaatttttggagcttttTCAAGAAGAGAATTACCCAATAGAGTTTCCTTACAAGTCCAAG GctattcttttatttcaaagaatAGATGGTGTGGAAGTATGCCTATTTGGCATATATGTGCAAGAATATGGAGCAGAATGTGCATTCCCAAACCAACGTCGTGTTTATTTGTCGTACCTTGATTCTGTCAAATATTTTAGACCTGAGATTCAAACGGTTTCTGGTGAAGCCCTACGAACGTTTGTGTACCATGAAATTCTG ATAGGTTATCTCCGGTATTGTAAGCAGCGGGGTTTCACTAGTTGTTACATATGGGCATGCCCACCTTTGAAAGGTGATGATTACATTATGTATTGTCATCCGGAGATTCAGAAGACACCAAAGTCTGAAAAACTGCGAGAATG GTACTTATCTATGATTCGAAAAGCTACTGATGAGGGTATAGTTGTTGAGCTGACAAATCTATACGAGCACTTTTTTAACTCTAAGACAGACTGCAAGGCTAAAGTGACCGCAGCTCGCTTGCCATATTTTGATGGTGATTATTGGCCTGGAGCTGCAGAAGATATAATCAACCAAATTTTCCTACCAGAAGATGACAAAAACTTGAGGAAGGGAAAGGTAAAGAAGACTACCACAAAAAGAGCTTTGAAAGCTGCTGGCCTTACCGATTTAAGTGGGAATGCTTCAAAGGATGCTATGCTGATGCAAAAG cttggagaagccatTTACCCAATGAAAGAAGATCTCATTATGGTCCATTTGCAGTATTCTTGTCGTCACTGCTGTATCCTTATGGTGTCTGGAAGGCGTTGGGTCTGCAATCAATGCATAAGCTTTTCTATTTGTGACAA TTGTTATAATGTAGAACAACAGCGTGACGAGAAGGAGAGGCACCCAATTAATAGTGCTGACTTGCATACACTACATCCA GTTGAAATTGATGGGGTGCCTAAAGATACCAAGGACAGAGATGGCATCTTAGAAAGTGAATTTTTTGACACCAGGCAGGCATTCCTGAGTCTCTGTCAAGGAAACTATTATCAATATGATACCCTTCGTGCTGCAAAACATTCCTCGATGATGTTGCTATATCATCTTCACAATCCAACTGAACCAGCTTTCGTTAGCACATGTAATGTCTGCAAGAATGATATCAAAACTGGTGAAGAGTGGCGGTGCAAAGAATGTGATTATGATGAGTGTGCTGCTTGTTACAAACACAATGGAGGGACCAATCATTTCCACAAGTTAACGAAGCATCCAGCGGGAGCAGACAGGGATGCTCATCGAAAGAAGAGTGCTGACATG GCACAGACAATGCTTCGACTTGTGGTGCACGCGGCAGCATGCCGTGGTCCTTGTCAGTACCTCAACTGCCGAAAACTTAAGTCAGTCTTCCATCATGGGAAGAATTGCCAGACACGTGCATCGAATGGCTGTCGTGTGTGTAAGAAAATGTGGACCATTATCCAGTTACATGCAAGAGCTTGCAAAGAAGCAGAATGTAGTGTTCCCAGATGCAG GCACATAAAGGAGCATCTGAGAAAGATGCAACGGCTGCAACAGCAGTCTGAGTCCCGGAGGCGCGCTGCTGTTGATGAGATGATGAAGCAACGAGCTCACAAGTCGGTATGA